From the genome of Acidobacteriota bacterium, one region includes:
- a CDS encoding DUF5668 domain-containing protein produces the protein MEEKMIVAPKPQKSPAAAGLLSAFFPGIGAVYNGQVAKGVLFIVLFAGLITLQGRGGQPFTALMLAGFYIYQIIEAVQSARAINLKALASGKDTAEITALTEPGETLRGSIFWGIALMALGLVLILANFDVVSYDRLIDFWPVVVIGIGLKLVAEHFRRSAEKQ, from the coding sequence ATGGAAGAAAAAATGATCGTCGCTCCAAAACCGCAGAAGTCGCCGGCGGCCGCCGGACTTCTGTCCGCTTTTTTCCCGGGCATCGGCGCCGTCTACAACGGCCAGGTCGCCAAGGGCGTCCTTTTTATCGTTCTCTTCGCCGGACTGATCACCCTGCAGGGACGCGGCGGACAGCCTTTCACGGCCCTCATGCTGGCCGGTTTCTACATCTATCAGATCATCGAAGCCGTCCAGTCGGCCCGAGCGATCAATCTGAAAGCCCTTGCGTCCGGAAAGGACACCGCCGAAATCACGGCCCTCACCGAGCCAGGCGAGACGCTTCGCGGATCAATCTTCTGGGGCATCGCCCTCATGGCCCTTGGCTTGGTTCTGATCCTGGCCAATTTCGATGTCGTGAGCTATGACAGGCTGATCGACTTCTGGCCGGTGGTCGTCATCGGCATCGGCTTGAAACTCGTGGCCGAGCATTTCCGCCGCTCCGCCGAAAAACAGTGA
- a CDS encoding DUF5668 domain-containing protein codes for MAQRKRSDSLVWGIILITVGVLFLLQSLDIHVWDFVARMWPVVLIIWGASKLYAGIKERSRRPAEPAAGDPDHES; via the coding sequence ATGGCACAACGCAAACGCAGCGATTCTCTGGTCTGGGGGATAATCCTGATCACGGTCGGGGTTCTCTTCCTTCTTCAATCCCTGGACATCCATGTCTGGGATTTCGTGGCCCGGATGTGGCCGGTCGTCCTCATCATTTGGGGAGCCTCGAAGCTCTATGCCGGAATCAAGGAGAGAAGCCGGAGGCCCGCCGAACCGGCCGCCGGGGATCCGGACCATGAAAGCTAA